Within the Streptomyces sp. NBC_00554 genome, the region ATCTTGTCGGTCATGCCGTGCTCATTCCTTCGGGGCAGCTGGGGCGGCTTCTCTGGCGGTGGGCTTACCTGAGTACTCGCGGCTGATGGTGTCCGCCGTACGGCGCACCAGCGGGAGCAGGGTGAGGAGTTCGTCGGCGGTGACGACGACGTTGGGTGCGGAGACGGACATTGCGGCGACGACCCGTCCGTCGGTTCCGCGGATGGGGGCGCCCACGCAGTTGATGGACTCCTCGTGACCACCGAGGTCGGTGGCCCAGCCCTGTTCGCGCACCGTGGCCAGCTCCTTGAGGAAGGCGGGGGCGTTGGGGATCGAACGGGCCGTGTACATGGGGTAGTCGAGCTTGTCGGCGAGCGCGCGCCGCTCGGGCTCGGGCAGATCGGCGAGGAGCAGCTTCGCGACGGCGGCGACGGTGATGGCGACGGGCTTCCCGATCCGCGAGTACATCCGCACCGGGTACCGGCTCTCCACCTTGTCGATGTAGAGGACCTCCTTCTCCTCGTACACCGCGAGGTGGACGGTGTGCCCGCACTGCTCGTTCAGCCGTACGAGGTGGGGGTGGGCGATCTCCCGGATGTCCAGGTTCTCCACCGCCTCCTGGGCGAGGGCGAAGAGGCGGGCGCCGAGGCGGTAGCGCTGGTCGGACTGGCGGTAGACGAGCCCGTGCTCGTGCAGCGTGCGCAGGAGGCGGAGCGCCGTGGACTTGTGCACGCCGAGCCGGTCGGCGACCTGCCCGAGGTCGGCGGGGCCCTCGGCGAGCAGCGGCAGGATGCTCAGCGCTCGGTCGACGGTCTGGCTCATGGGGTACGTACCTCCTCGTCGGCCCGCGTGACGGCTTCGGTCCAGCCGGGGCCGAGTCGAAGTGTCCCCCACGCCTCGTCGTCCAGAGCGGCCAGCCGGTCGGCGTGGTCGCGGGAGGGAGGCGCGGCCAGGTCACCCGGGACGGTGAGGGCGGCCGCCGCCATGAGGTGGCCGTGCCGGAGCCGGTCCCTGGCGGGGAGCCCGCGCAGGGTCGCGGAGAGGAACCCGGCGGCGAAGGCGTCACCGGCGCCGACGGCCGCGACGACGTCGACGTGGACGGAGGGCGCGAACGTTGCCCGGTCGCCGTCGAAGAGGGTGGCGCCCCGGACACCCTGCTTCACGACCAGAGTCCGGGGTTCGGGCAGCGCGGCGCGGATCGCGGCCGGGCCGCCGGTGACACCCCAGGCGGTCTCGGCCTCGTCCTCGCCGACGAAGACGAGGTCGCTGCCGCGGGCCAGTTCCAGGAGGACGGGACCCGATTCCTGGCGGTCCCAGAGGTTCACCCGGTGGTTGATGTCGAACGAGACGAGGGGTTGGCCGGGGCGCTGGGAGGTCAGCTCCCGCAGCAGGGCCAGGCAGTCGTCGGACAGCGCGGCCGTGATGCCGGAGAGATGCAGCACACGGCCGGACCGGACGGCGTCCAGGTCCATGTTGTCCACGGTCATCGCGGAGGCGGCGGATCCGGCCCGGTAGTACGCCACCTCGTGCGCGTCGGTCGCCCGGTCGCCCGCCGTGCGGAAGTAGATGCCGGTCGGACGCGCGGGATCCCGTCGTACGGCGGAGGTGTCCACGCCGTACGAGGCGATCGCCTCCACCAGGTGATCGCCGAACCCGTCCGCGCCGACCCTGCTGACCCACTGCACGGAGTGACCGGTGGCGGCGAGCACACACGCCACGTTCGACTCCGCGCCGCCGATCCCCCGCTCGAACGACGGGACATCGGCCAGGCGCCCCGGCCCGGACGGCAGGAACGTGACCATGGACTCGCCGAGTGCTACGACGTCGAAGGCGGTCACGATGGCTGGGGCCCCTTGCTCTCTCGGGCAACGGCATCGGCACCGTTGACCCTGCGTTGGCTGGGATGTTAGACAGCAGTAAGCGACATACGCAATGAGCGTTGCATATACTGCAACGCACCTCATCAGGAAATCCGGGAGGCCCCATGGGCGCCGACACCGCCGCAGCACAGCTGGCCGCTCTCACTGCGGACCGCGTCGACCACCGCTTCAAGGGCCTCCCCCCGGACGCCCAGGGCCTGACCGTCGGCGAACTGGCCGCCCAGCGCCGCAACCTCTTCACCGACGGCTTCACCACCCCCGTCCTCGCCCTCTCCGCCGAGCGCCTGGACCACAACCTCGCGCTCATGGAGACCTACGCCACCCGTCACGGCCTCGCCTTCGCCCCGCACGGCAAGACCTCGATGGCCCCGCAGCTGTTCTGGAAGCAGATCGAGCACGGCGCCTGGGGTATCACCCTCGCGGTCCCCCACCAGGTGCGCGTGGCAAGGGAGTTCGGCATCGACCGGATCTTCCTCGCGAACGAACTCGTCGACGCACCGGCCCTGCGCCACATCGCCTCCGAACTGGCGGCGGACCCGGACTTCCGCTTCATCTGCTACGTCGACTCCGTACGCGGCGTGGAGCTGATGGACGCCGCGCTCTTCGGAGCCCCCCGCCCCGTGGACGTCGTCGTAGAACTCGCCGCCGGTGAGGGCGCCCGTACCGGCGTCCGTACGGAGGCGGAGTGCGCGGCGGTCGCCGACGCGGTGGCCGGGACGGCGACGCTGCGGCTGGTCGGCGTCGCGGGCTACGAGGGCGAGGTCCCGCAGGCCGACCCCGAGCGCGTGCACGCGTGGCTGCGCCGGCTCACCTCGCTGGCGGCGGACTTCGACAAGGCGGGCCGGTTCACGGGCCTCGACGAGATCGTCGTCAGCGCGGGCGGCAGCGCCTGGTTCGACGCGGTGGCGGACGTGTTCGCGGAGATGCCCGAACTCTCCCTCCCCGTACTGAAGTTGCTCCGCTCCGGCGCGTACGTCTCGCACGACGACGGCCACTACCGCAAGCTCACCCCCTTCACCCGCGTCCCCGAGGAGGGCGCCCTGCACCCCGCCTTCCGGCTGTGGGCCCAGGTCGTCTCCCGGCCCTCCCCCGACCAGGCCTTCGTCAACGCGGGCAAGCGGGACGCCGCGTACGACCTCGATCTGCCGGAGGCCCAGGTGGTCCGCCGCGACGGCACCGAGCGCCCGGCCACCGGCGTCACGGTCAGCGGGCTCTCCGACCAGCACGGCTGGCTCCGCACGGCCCCGGAGGCGGACGTCCAGGTCGGCGACTGGCTGGGCATGGGCCTGTCCCACCCCTGCACGTCCTTCGACAAGTGGCAGCTGATCCCGCTCGTCGAGGCGGACGGCACGGTCGTCGACTACATCCGCACCTTCTTCTAGGAGAGCAGGAGACAGCTGTGATGGACCTCGTCATCCGCGACGCGGAAGTCGTCGACGGCACCGGAGAGCCCTCCTACCGCGCCGACGTGGGCATCGAGAACGGCGTGATCACCACCGTGGTCAAGGAGGCCGCGGCGGCCGGCTGCCAGCGTCCCGTGGCCCGCCGCGTCCTGGACGCCGAAGGCCTGGCGCTGGCCCCCGGTTTCATCGACATGCACGCGCACAGCGACCTCGCGCTGCTCCGGGACCCGGACCACAGCGCGAAGGCCGCGCAGGGGGTGACCCTCGAAGTCATCGGCCAGGACGGCCTGTCGTACGCCCCGGTCGACGACCGTACGCTCGCCGAGGTCCGCCGGACGATCACCGGCTGGAACGGCCACGGCGACGACATCGACTTCACCTGGCGCTCGGTCGGCGAGTACCTGGACCGGCTCGACCACGGCTTCGACGGCGAGGGCATCGCGGTGAACGCCGCCTACCTCATCCCCCAGGGCACCGTGCGGATGCTCGCCGTCGGCTGGGAGGACCGCGAGGCGACACCCCAGGAGCTGGACCGCATGCGGGAGTTGGTGGCCACCGGAATGCGCGAGGGCGCCGTCGGCATGTCCTCCGGCCTGACGTACACCCCCGGCATGTACGCCAAGGACGCCGAACTCACCGAACTGTGCCGGGTGGTGGCCGAGCACGGCGGCTACTACTGCCCGCACCACCGCTCCTACGGTGCGGGCGCCCTGGAGGCGTACGAGGAGATGGTGGCCCTCACCCGCGAGGCCGGCTGCCCGCTCCACCTCGCGCACGCCACGATGAACTTCGGCGTGAACGAGGGCAGGGCCCCGGACCTCCTCGCCCTCCTGGACAAGGCGCTCGCGGAGGGCGCCGACATCACCCTCGACACGTATCCCTACACCCCCGGCTGCACCACCCTCGTGGCGATGCTGCCGAGTTGGGCGAGCGAGGGCGGCCCGGAGTCGATCCTCGCCCGCCTGCGGGACGACACCACGGCGGAACGCATCCGGCACCACATGGAGGTCGTGGGCGCCGACGGCTGCCACGGCGTCCCCATCGAGTGGGACACGATCGAGATCTCGGGAGTGACCGACCCCGCCCTCGCGCCGTACGTCGGCCGCACGGTCCAGGCCTCCGCCGACCAGCGCGGCGAGGCCCCCTGGACGACCGCCCGCCGCCTCCTCCTCGACGACGGCCTCGGCCCGACGATCCTCCAGCACGTCGGCCACGAGGAGAACGTCCGCACGATCATGCGGCACCCCGTGCACACCGGCGGTTCCGACGGCATCCTGCGCGGCGACAAGCCGCACCCGCGCGCGTACGGCACCTTCCCTCGCTATCTGGGCCACTACGTAAGGGAGTTGGGCGTCCTCTCGCTGGAGGAGTGCATCGCCCACCTCACCGGGCGGGCCGCCGCCCGGCTGCGGCTGCCGGACCGCGGGCTCGTCCGCGAGGGCTACCGCGCCGACCTGGTCCTCTTCGACCCGGCCACGGTCGCGGCGGGTTCCACCTTCGAGAACCCGCGCACGCTCCCGACCGGCATCCCGCACGTGCTGATCGACGGCCGGTTCGTCATCGAGGACGGCCGGCGTACGGACGTACTGGCCGGGCGGGCGGTCCGTCGCAGTCCCGTGTGACGGACCGCCCGCCCATGCCTTACGGCTTCGGCAGAGTGCACCCGCTCGCGCTCAGGTTGAGCTGGTTGCCCGTCGTGAAGCAGGCCGGGATCAGGTAGGTCTCCTGGGCGTAGTTGATGCCCTCGCGGACGGTCACGTTGCCGCTCTCGTCGACCTCGCAGGGGTTGTTCACCGTGCAGGTCCCGCCGTCCTCGTTGCCGGTGTTGTTGACGGCGACGACGTTCCCGGTGGACTGGTCGATCACCGGTGAGCCCGAGGTGCCGCCGATGGTCTGGCAGGCAGAGGTGTAACGGACCGAGTCCTTCCAGGTCCAGTCACCCTCCTCCAGCCGGTACACGAACCCGTCGATGTTGCAGTTGTAGAGCGTCTTCCAGTAACCGGACGCCACGGTGATGGCGGTGCCGGCGGTCGGGTGTGTGTTCTGCACGGTCAGCGCGGAGATCCCGTACGAGCTCTTGATCGTCGCGTACGTGCTGGTGAGCTGGTAGATCGAGACGTCCGTGTCGGTCATCGTCCCGTAGGCGAGCTTGCTGGCGCGCAGGGTCGCGACCCGGGTGCCGGCGGAGTTGAGCAGCCCGAAGGTGCGGCTGGAGGCCTGGTTGACGAGCACCTCGCCCGGCTCCGGGAAGCCGGTCGACAGGCAGTGGCCGTTGGAGAGCACCAGCGCCGGGTCGGTGTCCAGGGAGTTCGGAAAGCGGACGACCGAGCCGGAACAGTTGCTGAGCGCGACGGTGCCGGCGAGGTTGACGGCCTGGATCGTGGGCGCGGCGGCTTCGGTGGTCGCGGCCACGGTCTCCGGCGCGGGTGCCGGTGCCGGTGCCGCGACCGCTGGTACCGCGCCCGCCCCGGCGATCACCAGGGCGAAGAGCGCGGCAACGAGAGGCTTTCTCATGTGGGGTCCCCTCTTGCGACGTGAGTGACCGAAGGTTTTCCGGTCACCTTCTGTTTTGTCATGCGCATTGTGAGGGGGTGGGCGGGAGGGGACAAGGAGTTGTTTCCGGCCGCTGGTTCAAGCCGTGCGCTCAAGAGGCCGCGCCCGGGGGCTACTTGGGCCGCTTGCTCGCTCCCTGGCCCTGGCCGGGGTTGCCGTTGCCGTTGCCCTGGCCCGGGTCGGCCGTGGCGGTGGCTGTCCCCGTCGCCGCCGAAGAGGTCCCTGTGGTGGGAGCCTCGGACGCCGATCCGCTGGCGCCCGGGGAGGCGCCGGGCGCGCTCGCCGACGTATCGGACGGGTCGGGCGACGGATCCGGCGACGACGACGCTCCGGCGCTCGGGACGGAACCGTCCGTGGATGCAGTCGTGCCCGTGGCGGGTTCCGCGGGCGAGGTCGCCTCACGGACGCGGTCGCCCGGAGCCGTTGACGACCCGGAGTCGAACAATCCGGAGACTGTCACGACTACGAGGACGGCACACGCGGCGCCGCCGGCCACCGCCGCCCGGCGCAGCAGCCGGGCACGGCGACGGCGCAGCAGTCGGTCCTGGCGTGCCGAGGTGTCGGCGGGGACGGCGGCCAGCGGGGTGGTGTCGGCGTCGTCGCCGACGTGCACGTCCTCCCAGCCGTGGGCCGCCGCCGGATCCGCGTACGCCTCGTAGGCCGGGGGCGCCTCGTCGTCGTTCTGCGGGAGGTACACCCTCGGCGGGGCTTCGGGCTCGCCGTTCTGCTGGGACATGGGGGCGGATTGTAGAGACTGCGAGGGGTCTGGGGACAGCGACGGGAGAAAGGCGAACAAATCGTCCCGTCTCACGTGGTGGAAAACACGCCCCGCCCGGCGTTACCCGGCCGTAAGCTCACGGACATGCAGGTGATCCAGTCGACCAAGCTCGCCAATGTCTGTTACGAGATCCGGGGCCCGGTGCTCGAGGAGGCGATGCGGCTGGAAGCGGCAGGGCATCGGATCCTCAAGCTGAATACGGGGAATCCGGCGGCGTTCGGGTTCGAGTGCCCGCCCGAGATCCTCGAGGACATCCTGCGGAACGTGTCTTCGGCGCACGGGTACGGCGACGCGAAGGGGCTGCTCGCGGCGCGCCGGGCCGTCGTGATGCACAACCAGACCCTCGGCATCGAGACGGACGTCGAGCACGTCTTCATCGGCAACGGCGTGTCCGAGCTGATCGTGATGGCGATGCAGGGGCTGCTCGACGACGGCGACGAGGTGCTCGTACCGGCGCCGGACTATCCGCTGTGGACGGCGGCCGTGTCACTGTCCGGCGGAACGGCCGTGCACTACCGCTGCGACGAGCAGTCCGACTGGATGCCCGACCTCGCGGACGTGGAACGGAAGGTCACCGACCGCACCAAGGCCATCGTGATCATCAACCCGAACAATCCGACGGGCGCGGTGTACGACGATGCGATGCTGCGCGGGCTGACCGACATCGCCCGCCGCCACAACCTGCTGGTCTGCTCGGACGAGATCTACGACAAGATCCTCTACGACGGTGTCACGCACACGTCGACCGCCAAGATCGCCCCCGATCTGCTCACGCTCACCTTCAACGGGATGTCGAAGGCGTATCGCGTGGCGGGTTACCGGGTCGGCTGGATGGCCATCTCCGGGCCGCGCGCGCACGCCGACTCCTATATCGAGGGGCTGACGATCCTCGCGAACATGCGGCTGTGCGCGAACATGCCGGGTCAGCACGGGGTGGTCGCCGCGCTGAGCGGGCGGCAGACCATCAACGACCTGGTCCTGCCCGGCGGGCGGCTGAAGGAGCAGCGGGATGTGGCGTACGAGCTGCTGACGCAGATCCCCGGCGTGAGCTGTGTGAAGCCGAAGGGGGCGCTGTATCTCTTCCCGCGGCTGGACCCGAAGGTGTTCAAGGTCAAGGACGACCGGCAGATGGTCCTCGACCTGCTGCGCCGCGAGAAGATCATGGTGGTTCAGGGGACGGGCTTCAACTGGCCCGAGCCGGACCACTTCCGGGTGGTCACCCTGCCGACGGTCGGGGATCTGACGGACGCGGTGACGCGGATCGGCAACTTCCTGGACGGCTACGGCCAGCACTGACACTCACGCTGTGTGTGCGCTTTGACCGGTTCTGCGATCCCGCTCAACTTTAGACGGAATCCAAGCTAGGATGGGATCCTGTCAGAGCACAGGAGGCCGTCCCATGTACGAACCGATCCGCACCAAGTCGGTCCACACGACGGCCGGCGCCACCTCCGACTTTCCCCATCGGTCGCGCGAGGAGGAGCTGGACATCCAGCTGGCCGGTCATCTCGCGGCGCTGCTCGCGGTGACCGACGAGATCCGTGCGATCGCGCCGTCCGGCGATCTGGACGCGGCGGGTGAGCGGCTCACCGCGCAGGTGGCCCGGCTGCGGGACGGGGTGGCGCCGGTGCGGTCGTCGGTGGCCGACGCCCTTCACGAGCCGCGGCTCCTCTCCCTCCACCAGCGCGCGCACGCCCTCGCGGGCCGCGCCCTCGTCGTCGCGGCGTCCCGCGCCGACACCGCCGCCGCGATACTCGCCGCCGAGCGCATGGACGCCCACGCGTCCGCCACCGCCCCGGCATCTCTCGCGGCCCACTGAGCCTCCGCGCTCCCCTCATACGGCCCCGGTCCGCGCGCACCGCAGCGACGTGCGGACCGGGTGCCACAGCACTGCGTTCGCTGTCGCGGGGGTTTCGCTTGCCCCCGTTTTGGAGGACCCCGGCGTTTTCGGTGGGCTGCGGTTACTCGGCACCGCCGTCAAACGCCATCGTGGCTGAGCGCCGCTGCGGCGGAAGGAACTGGCCCGACCGGCGCTGGTCGGGCCAGTTCCTTCCGCCGCGGCGGCGCCCCGCCCCCACCGCACCCTTCGGCGGTGCCGAGCCGGTGCAGCCCTCGCGCAGCGAGACGCCCGGTGCAACGGCGGGAACCGGACAGCCCCGTGCAGTGGACCCCCGTAGCGGCACCCCCCGTTCCGGTTGCGTACCGGGACCCCGTCGTCACCCCGTGTTCACCCCGCGCCGGGGGGAATGTTGGAGTCCGGGAGCACGCTCTCGGGTGTGAGACGCATCGTAGGAATCGTCCTGGCGGTGCTGCTGATCGGCGGAGTGGTAGCAGCCGTCGTCGCAGGCCGCGATGGTCAGGACAAGGGCACGGCAACGAAGACCGTGCAAGGAGTGATCGGATCGGAGAAGGCGGAGTTCTTCGCCGATCCCGACGTGGTGAAGGCCCTCGCTGCCAAGGGCTACACCGTGAAGACGGAGACCTCCGGGTCCTGGGCCATGGAGGGCCTGGACCTCAAGGGGTACGACTTCGCCTTCCCTTCCAGCCAGGCGCCGGCGGATGAGCTGGCCGACAAGTACCACGCACAGAAGCCGCTCCCCCGGCCCTTCTACTCGCCCCTCGTCGTCGTGGCCCACCGCAACGCCGCCGAGGTCCTGGAGAAGAACGGCCTCGCGGTGCTCGACAAGGCCACCGGCACCCTCAAGATGTCCGCCTACCTCAAGGCGGCCGAGCAGGACCGGACTTGGCAGGAACTCAAGGGTTCCGAGAAGTACGGCGAGCTGACCGGCACGCTCTTCATCGCCACCACCGACCCCGAGACCTCCAACTCCGGCGCCCTCTACCTCGCCGCCGCCTCGTACGTCGCCGACGGCGGACGCGTGGCCGCGGACAACGCCGCCGTGACCCGCACCGCGCCCCTGATGCACAAGCTGATCAGCGTCCAGGGCGCTCAACAGAGCAGTACGGACGCCACGTTCAGGGACTTCATCAGCGGGGCCGGCAACCCGCTCGTCCTCGCCTACGAGTCCCAGGTCGCCTCGCTGCTCGTCCAGGGCCAGGAGGTCGGCGACCTCGCCGTCCTCTACCCGGACACCACGGCGAACAGCGACCACACCGTCGTACCGCTCACTCCTGAGGGCCGTGCGCTCGGCGAACTCCTCAGCACCGACCCGACCTTGCGCAAGCTCGCCGTCCGGCACGGGTTCCGGCCGCAGGGCGCGAGCACGGAGTTCACCGAGGCGACCGCCGCCCAGACCAGGTACATCAATCAGAAGCTGACCGGCGTCCGGCAGGCGCCCGTGCCCGCCTCCAAGGTGCTGCACGAGATGGCACTCCGGGCCCGGAAGTAGGGGGAAGCACGCAATGAGCACTGAACCGAACACACTGACCCTCACACCGCCCGAGGCCGTGGCGCCCGTGCCCCGCGAGAAGGCGGGCGGGCTCGTGCCCGTCGACCCGGCCGTGCACGAGGACATGGCGCGCCGCGCCGCCGAGTACGTCGGCGGGCTCGCCACCCTGGACGCCCGCTCCCCCGAGTTCGCCGGCAAGGTCGGCGAGATCGCGGGCCTGGGCGCGGGCGAGATGCGGGGCGCCGCCGCACAGTCCAACCGCATGCTGGAGCGCACCATCCGGAGCC harbors:
- a CDS encoding IclR family transcriptional regulator, yielding MSQTVDRALSILPLLAEGPADLGQVADRLGVHKSTALRLLRTLHEHGLVYRQSDQRYRLGARLFALAQEAVENLDIREIAHPHLVRLNEQCGHTVHLAVYEEKEVLYIDKVESRYPVRMYSRIGKPVAITVAAVAKLLLADLPEPERRALADKLDYPMYTARSIPNAPAFLKELATVREQGWATDLGGHEESINCVGAPIRGTDGRVVAAMSVSAPNVVVTADELLTLLPLVRRTADTISREYSGKPTAREAAPAAPKE
- a CDS encoding amino acid deaminase, which encodes MGADTAAAQLAALTADRVDHRFKGLPPDAQGLTVGELAAQRRNLFTDGFTTPVLALSAERLDHNLALMETYATRHGLAFAPHGKTSMAPQLFWKQIEHGAWGITLAVPHQVRVAREFGIDRIFLANELVDAPALRHIASELAADPDFRFICYVDSVRGVELMDAALFGAPRPVDVVVELAAGEGARTGVRTEAECAAVADAVAGTATLRLVGVAGYEGEVPQADPERVHAWLRRLTSLAADFDKAGRFTGLDEIVVSAGGSAWFDAVADVFAEMPELSLPVLKLLRSGAYVSHDDGHYRKLTPFTRVPEEGALHPAFRLWAQVVSRPSPDQAFVNAGKRDAAYDLDLPEAQVVRRDGTERPATGVTVSGLSDQHGWLRTAPEADVQVGDWLGMGLSHPCTSFDKWQLIPLVEADGTVVDYIRTFF
- a CDS encoding sugar kinase; this encodes MTAFDVVALGESMVTFLPSGPGRLADVPSFERGIGGAESNVACVLAATGHSVQWVSRVGADGFGDHLVEAIASYGVDTSAVRRDPARPTGIYFRTAGDRATDAHEVAYYRAGSAASAMTVDNMDLDAVRSGRVLHLSGITAALSDDCLALLRELTSQRPGQPLVSFDINHRVNLWDRQESGPVLLELARGSDLVFVGEDEAETAWGVTGGPAAIRAALPEPRTLVVKQGVRGATLFDGDRATFAPSVHVDVVAAVGAGDAFAAGFLSATLRGLPARDRLRHGHLMAAAALTVPGDLAAPPSRDHADRLAALDDEAWGTLRLGPGWTEAVTRADEEVRTP
- a CDS encoding serine protease, producing MRKPLVAALFALVIAGAGAVPAVAAPAPAPAPETVAATTEAAAPTIQAVNLAGTVALSNCSGSVVRFPNSLDTDPALVLSNGHCLSTGFPEPGEVLVNQASSRTFGLLNSAGTRVATLRASKLAYGTMTDTDVSIYQLTSTYATIKSSYGISALTVQNTHPTAGTAITVASGYWKTLYNCNIDGFVYRLEEGDWTWKDSVRYTSACQTIGGTSGSPVIDQSTGNVVAVNNTGNEDGGTCTVNNPCEVDESGNVTVREGINYAQETYLIPACFTTGNQLNLSASGCTLPKP
- a CDS encoding amidohydrolase family protein, yielding MDLVIRDAEVVDGTGEPSYRADVGIENGVITTVVKEAAAAGCQRPVARRVLDAEGLALAPGFIDMHAHSDLALLRDPDHSAKAAQGVTLEVIGQDGLSYAPVDDRTLAEVRRTITGWNGHGDDIDFTWRSVGEYLDRLDHGFDGEGIAVNAAYLIPQGTVRMLAVGWEDREATPQELDRMRELVATGMREGAVGMSSGLTYTPGMYAKDAELTELCRVVAEHGGYYCPHHRSYGAGALEAYEEMVALTREAGCPLHLAHATMNFGVNEGRAPDLLALLDKALAEGADITLDTYPYTPGCTTLVAMLPSWASEGGPESILARLRDDTTAERIRHHMEVVGADGCHGVPIEWDTIEISGVTDPALAPYVGRTVQASADQRGEAPWTTARRLLLDDGLGPTILQHVGHEENVRTIMRHPVHTGGSDGILRGDKPHPRAYGTFPRYLGHYVRELGVLSLEECIAHLTGRAAARLRLPDRGLVREGYRADLVLFDPATVAAGSTFENPRTLPTGIPHVLIDGRFVIEDGRRTDVLAGRAVRRSPV
- a CDS encoding pyridoxal phosphate-dependent aminotransferase; translation: MQVIQSTKLANVCYEIRGPVLEEAMRLEAAGHRILKLNTGNPAAFGFECPPEILEDILRNVSSAHGYGDAKGLLAARRAVVMHNQTLGIETDVEHVFIGNGVSELIVMAMQGLLDDGDEVLVPAPDYPLWTAAVSLSGGTAVHYRCDEQSDWMPDLADVERKVTDRTKAIVIINPNNPTGAVYDDAMLRGLTDIARRHNLLVCSDEIYDKILYDGVTHTSTAKIAPDLLTLTFNGMSKAYRVAGYRVGWMAISGPRAHADSYIEGLTILANMRLCANMPGQHGVVAALSGRQTINDLVLPGGRLKEQRDVAYELLTQIPGVSCVKPKGALYLFPRLDPKVFKVKDDRQMVLDLLRREKIMVVQGTGFNWPEPDHFRVVTLPTVGDLTDAVTRIGNFLDGYGQH